A DNA window from Tachysurus vachellii isolate PV-2020 chromosome 20, HZAU_Pvac_v1, whole genome shotgun sequence contains the following coding sequences:
- the LOC132863336 gene encoding guanine nucleotide exchange factor DBS isoform X4, with amino-acid sequence MVKDVAQLLQVFGTELAETELPEEPNAIEYLLRSHTDKYRQMKDDIRSVMKEGRQILSNLEGVKRSEDRDIAQDSDTVQRLLTQLRDMEMAFDGFFEKHHLKLQQYLQLLRYELSFHEMEVKLEDLIGREKAIPSAGVTAAQTQQLITELQTLDSIAEEEMGRAQIVILHGHQLAASHHYALALIVQRCNELRHHCDTLTTALRNKHTSLTQAQTLQLHLEEAVRWCDESVYLLASQMVDKFQTKEGAQEALNDIQRLLETKPALSCTTDTCTPETQAQAIAVMEKFSSVQVMLENRQACLRKLTCVQVRPIQPVSPRPESPTRLKSPLFSPKHSFDVNSNLKFSFDLSLPGKKNARKNNCNKKIEVVHEESHGVVCQEAEGADNSEQHRCHVMKELIDTEKVYVEELLSVLLGYRAEMDNPALSHLLPLELKDKKEVLFGNLPEIYKFHCRIFVQDLESCRETPERVGARFLERKENFQVYERYCQNKPRSEAMWRQCADSPFFQECKRKVKHKLDLDSYLLKPVQRLTKYQLLLKELLKHSTHSQYVCELQDALNVMLNLLKSVNDSMHQIAITGYEGDLCDLGRLLMQGSFSVWMSRKSSRVKDMARFKPMQRHLFLHERALLFCKRREENGDGPDRTASYSFKHCLRMTAVGITENIKGDVKKFEIWYSGREEVYVVQAPTVEVKSAWLSEIRKILTSHQKSAQDEGQSVVDSLSPLLVNSMERVSACMPWSPAPIAGCSGCFDIPPNSKGAPVHSDESGSSSPVLTDPVMFSPRPQNRNRRSWPGTSNSMDICETLEDWTTDLSFISDSDEEDDVLLVAGKYRALVDHLKCGKDEVIIKHGDVIHLLQESTAGLWHVKNLTRGGEGKLPTDALHIILGNVDRSHVIRPRRELTVSKSLIA; translated from the exons atggtgaaggatgtTGCTCAGCTGCTGCAGGTGTTTGGGACCGAACTGGCTGAGACTGAACTGCCAGAAGAACCGAACGCCATCGAATACCTGCTCCGCTCTCACACTGACAAATACAGGCAGATGAAG GATGATATTCGCTCAGTGATGAAGGAGGGACGTCAGATCCTGTCTAATCTGGAAGGAGTTAAAAGGTCAGAGGACAGGGACATCGCTCAGGACAGCGACACTGTACAGAg gctCCTGACCCAGCTCAGGGACATGGAGATGGCATTTGATGGGTTCTTTGAGAAACACCACCTGAAACTGCAGCAGTATCTGCAGCTGCTTCGCTACGAGCTGAGCTTTCATGAG ATGGAGGTGAAGCTGGAAGATCTGATTGGTCGAGAGAAAGCGATACCTTCTGCAGGTGTGACAGCAGCTCAGACACAACAACTCATCACAGAATTACAAACTCTTGACTCCATCGCTGAG gaagaGATGGGTCGTGCTCAGATTGTCATCCTTCACGGTCATCAGTTAGCGGCGAGTCATCACTATGCTCTGGCTCTTATTGTCCAGCGCTGTAATGAGCTGCGTCATCACTGTGACACACTAACCACTGCTCTACGcaacaaacacacctcacttaCACAAGCACAAACTCTACAACTGCACCTCgaggag gcggtGCGTTGGTGTGATGAGAGTGTGTATCTGCTGGCAAGTCAGATGGTTGATAAGTTCCAAACTAAAGAAGGAGCTCAGGAAGCTCTGAATGACATACAGAGACTGCTGGAGACCAAACCAGCACTCAGCTGCACAACTGATACATGCACACCTGagacacag gctcaGGCGATAGCTGTGATGGAGAAGTTCTCCTCAGTGCAGGTGATGCTGGAGAACAGACAGGCATGTTTGCGTAAACTCACCTGTGTTCAGGTGAGACCCATCCAGCCTGTCTCCCCAAGACCAGAGAGCCCAACCCGCCTCAAATCCCCGCTGTTCTCCCCCAAACACA GTTTTGATGTGAACTCCAATCTTAAGTTCTCATTTGATCTCTCTCTCCCGGGAAAGAAAAATGCACGCAAGAATAACTGCAACAAGAAG ATTGAGGTGGTGCACGAGGAGAGTCATGGGGTTGTGTGTCAAGAAGCAGAGGGAGCAGACAACTCCGAACAACACAGATg TCATGTTATGAAGGAGCTGATTGACACAGAGAAGGTTTATGTGGAGGAATTGCTCAGTGTTCTACTG ggttaTCGAGCTGAGATGGATAACCCTGCTCTGTCTCACCTACTGCCATTGGAGCTGAAAGACAAGAAGGAGGTTTTATTTGGAAATCTGCCAGAAATTTACAAATTTCATTGcag gATATTTGTTCAGGATCTGGAGAGTTGCCGAGAGACTCCAGAGAGAGTTGGAGCAAGATTtctagagaga AAAGAGAATTTTCAGGTGTATGAGCGTTACTGTCAGAATAAACCTCGCTCAGAGGCGATGTGGAGGCAGTGTGCAGACTCTCCATTCTTCCAG GAATGTAAGAGAAAAGTGAAGCACAAACTGGATTTGGATTCATATTTACTGAAACCTGTTCAGCGTCTAACCAAATATCAGCTCTTGCTGAAG gagcTGCTGAAGCACAGCACACACTCGCAGTACGTGTGTGAACTCCAAGATGCACTAAACGTCATGTTGAACCTCCTCAAATCTGTTAATGACTCCATGCACCAGATTGCCATCACTGGATAtgag ggtGACTTGTGTGATCTGGGCCGGTTGTTAATGCAGGGATCGTTCAGTGTGTGGATGAGCAGGAAGTCATCACGTGTGAAGGACATGGCTCGGTTTAAACCCATGCAGAGACACCTGTTCCTCCACGAGAGGGCGCTGCTGTTCTGTAAAAGACGTGAGGAGAATGGAGACGGACCTGATCGCACCGCCTcctacagctttaaacactgtcTCAgg ATGACTGCTGTGGGGATCACAGAGAACATTAAAGGAGACGTAAAGAAGTTTGAGATCTGGTACAGTGGGAGAGAGGAGGTGTATGTAGTGCAG gcccCAACAGTTGAGGTGAAGTCAGCTTGGCTCAGTGAGATCAGAAAAATCCTCACAAGTCATCAAAAATCTGCTcaag atgAAGGTCAAAGCGTTGTAgactctctctcccctctgcTGGTGAACAG TATGGAGAGGGTGTCGGCCTGCATGCCCTGGAGTCCCGCCCCCATCGCAGGCTGCTCAGGTTGTTTTGATATCCCTCCTAACAGTAAGGGGGCGCCGGTGCACTCGGACGAGTCAGGGAGCTCTAGTCCAGTTCTTACGGACCCTGTGATGTTCTCACCTCGACCCCAGAACCGCAACCGCCGCA GTTGGCCAGGAACCTCAAACTCCATGGATATCTGTGAGACTTTAGAGGATTGGACCACTGACCTTTCTTTCATCTCTGACTcagatgaggaagatgatgtCCTGTTG GTTGCTGGGAAATACCGAGCCCTGGTGGATCACCTGAAGTGTGGTAAAGATGAGGTCATCATTAAACATGGTGATGTCATCCACTTACTGCAGGAGAGCACAGCAGGCCTGTG GCACGTCAAAAACCTGACACGTGGAGGTGAGGGGAAACTTCCAACTGATGCCCTGCACATAATTCTGGGAAATGTAGACAGGAGTCATGTGATCAGACCCAGGCGTGAACTTACAGTGAGTAAATCTCTTATTGCATAA